A genomic segment from Sulfuritalea hydrogenivorans sk43H encodes:
- the bamA gene encoding outer membrane protein assembly factor BamA has product MKKKLLAGLLVALLARSAFAFDPFQIKDIRVEGIQRTEAGTVFSYLPVKVGDTMTDEKAAAAIKALFATGFFKDVRLEIDREVLVVVLEERPAIASLEFTGLKAFKPEDLKKSLREVGLAESRIFDRAMVERAEQELKRQYLAQGHYAVQITTTITPLERNRVGVNFAVNEGDIAKIRQINIIGAGAISEADLLDLLVLRTPGWLTWYTKNDQYSKQKLSGDLETLRSHYLDRGYLEFNIESTQVSISPDKQDIYITININEGEKYSVSSVKLAGQLLLPEAELTKLVQIKPGEVFSRERMTETTKAISERLGNEGYAFANVNAAPELDKEKRQVAFTVFIDPGRRVYVRRINVTGNTRTRDEVVRREMRQAESGWYDGDKINKSRTRVDRLGYFDEVTVETPPVAGTTDQVDMEVKVKEKPTGNIMLGAGFSSADKFSVSGSVQQQNLFGSGKHVGVQVSTSAANKVYSLSHTDPYFTVDGVSQGFDIYYRKTDTSTLAVGSFGSKSFGGGGRWGVPIAEDDYLNFGLSFDRTKLTVDTNSPLRYQDYVTRFGASSNTLLGTAGWQKDGRDSLLVTTSGVYRRAVLEMAMPGSTATYVKATYQHQHFFPLDRKLTLALNGEIGLAKSYGNKELPFFKNFYAGGIGSVRGFDSNSLGPRDPATDEALGGDKRLIGNAELLFPVPGMGRDNSMRLSVFADAGSVWGYDNKFSLGSLRYSAGVALAWNSPMGPLKFSFANPFNKKAEDKVQRLQFQMGSVF; this is encoded by the coding sequence ATGAAGAAGAAACTGCTTGCCGGTCTGCTTGTCGCTCTGCTGGCCCGTTCCGCGTTTGCGTTCGATCCGTTCCAGATCAAGGATATCCGGGTCGAGGGGATCCAGCGTACCGAGGCCGGCACCGTGTTCTCCTACCTTCCGGTCAAGGTCGGCGACACCATGACGGACGAGAAAGCCGCCGCCGCCATCAAGGCACTGTTTGCCACCGGATTCTTCAAGGATGTGCGTCTCGAAATCGACCGCGAGGTGCTGGTGGTGGTGCTGGAGGAGCGCCCGGCCATCGCCTCGCTCGAATTCACCGGACTCAAGGCCTTCAAGCCGGAAGACCTGAAGAAGTCGCTGCGCGAAGTCGGTCTCGCCGAGTCGCGGATTTTCGACCGAGCCATGGTCGAGCGTGCCGAGCAGGAACTCAAGCGCCAATATCTGGCGCAGGGCCACTATGCGGTCCAGATCACGACGACCATCACGCCGCTGGAGCGCAATCGCGTCGGCGTGAATTTCGCTGTTAACGAAGGCGATATCGCCAAGATCCGGCAGATCAACATCATCGGCGCCGGCGCCATCAGCGAAGCGGACCTGCTCGACCTGCTGGTGCTGCGCACGCCGGGCTGGCTGACCTGGTACACGAAGAACGACCAATATTCGAAGCAGAAGCTCTCCGGCGATCTGGAAACCCTGCGCTCGCATTATCTCGATCGCGGCTACCTCGAATTCAATATCGAGTCGACCCAGGTGTCGATTTCGCCGGACAAGCAGGACATCTACATCACCATCAACATCAATGAGGGTGAAAAGTACTCGGTGTCGTCGGTCAAGCTGGCGGGGCAGTTGTTGTTGCCGGAAGCGGAATTGACCAAGCTGGTGCAGATCAAGCCGGGCGAGGTGTTCTCGCGCGAGAGGATGACCGAGACCACCAAGGCCATCAGCGAGCGGCTGGGCAATGAAGGTTATGCGTTTGCCAACGTCAATGCGGCGCCGGAACTCGACAAGGAAAAGCGCCAGGTGGCATTCACCGTGTTCATCGATCCGGGGCGGCGCGTGTATGTGCGCCGCATCAACGTGACGGGCAACACGCGCACCCGCGATGAAGTGGTGCGCCGCGAAATGCGCCAGGCCGAATCCGGCTGGTACGACGGCGACAAGATCAACAAGTCGCGCACCAGGGTTGATCGGCTGGGCTACTTCGACGAGGTGACCGTTGAAACCCCGCCCGTCGCCGGAACCACCGATCAGGTAGACATGGAAGTCAAGGTCAAGGAAAAGCCCACCGGCAACATCATGCTCGGCGCGGGTTTTTCCAGTGCGGACAAGTTCTCCGTGTCAGGCTCGGTGCAGCAGCAGAACCTGTTCGGCAGCGGCAAGCATGTCGGCGTCCAGGTCAGCACCAGCGCGGCGAACAAGGTTTACTCCCTGTCGCACACCGATCCGTATTTCACGGTCGACGGCGTCAGCCAGGGCTTCGACATCTACTACCGCAAGACCGACACCAGCACATTGGCGGTAGGTAGCTTCGGCTCAAAATCCTTTGGCGGTGGCGGGCGCTGGGGCGTCCCGATTGCCGAAGATGATTACCTGAATTTCGGGCTTTCGTTCGATCGCACCAAGCTGACGGTGGATACCAACAGTCCCTTGCGCTACCAGGACTATGTCACCCGCTTCGGCGCAAGCAGCAATACCCTGTTGGGCACTGCCGGTTGGCAAAAGGATGGCCGCGACAGTCTGCTGGTGACGACGAGCGGTGTATATCGCCGGGCGGTGCTTGAAATGGCAATGCCGGGCAGCACCGCCACCTATGTCAAGGCAACCTATCAGCATCAGCACTTCTTCCCGCTTGATCGCAAGCTGACTCTGGCACTGAATGGCGAGATCGGCCTGGCCAAATCCTATGGCAACAAGGAGCTGCCCTTCTTCAAGAACTTCTACGCCGGTGGCATTGGCTCGGTGCGCGGCTTCGACTCGAATTCCCTCGGGCCGCGCGACCCGGCCACGGACGAGGCGCTGGGCGGAGACAAGCGGCTGATCGGCAACGCTGAATTGCTGTTTCCCGTGCCAGGCATGGGGCGCGACAATTCCATGCGCTTGAGTGTCTTTGCCGATGCCGGCAGTGTCTGGGGTTACGACAACAAATTCAGTCTGGGCAGCCTGAGATACAGTGCCGGTGTCGCATTGGCCTGGAATTCGCCAATGGGTCCGTTGAAGTTCTCGTTTGCGAATCCGTTCAACAAGAAAGCCGAAGACAAGGTGCAGCGTTTGCAGTTCCAGATGGGCTCGGTCTTTTGA
- the rseP gene encoding RIP metalloprotease RseP, which produces MNPESLAWYAGAFLLALAVLVVVHEMGHYLAARACNVKVLRFAFGFGKVLWMRRHGSDGTEWAISAFPLGGYVKMLDEREGEVPSAELPRAFNRQSVGRRAFIVAAGPAANFLLAIVLYWVLFMHGVTELKPRLGLPPAGTPAAMAGIGDGVTVRSVNGKPIETWQQLRWEVMQRALDKEVLQLEVISLQREIGVYRIASDRFDLEQLEKDPLRLLGLVLFRPPLPAVVGRVQPNSAAALAGFSDGDRVLSIDGKAISEWKQLAAVAGAAAGRQLAFVVERDGRQIELAATPRMTEEGQHKIGRLGLMAKEGKGEAFEMTTEVSYGPLESIDRALQQTWDTSILSLRMMGRMLTGELSWKNLSGPVTIADYAGQSARLGASYYLRFLALISISLGVLNLLPVPVLDGGHLMYYLVEFLRGGPVSERALEIGQQIGFALLALLMAFAFYNDINRLVSG; this is translated from the coding sequence ATGAACCCGGAATCGCTGGCCTGGTACGCGGGCGCATTTTTGCTGGCCCTGGCTGTGCTGGTGGTGGTTCACGAAATGGGCCATTACCTCGCGGCGCGGGCATGCAACGTCAAGGTCCTGCGCTTCGCCTTCGGCTTCGGCAAGGTGCTCTGGATGCGGCGCCACGGGAGTGATGGCACCGAATGGGCGATCTCGGCGTTTCCGCTCGGCGGCTACGTCAAGATGCTCGACGAACGCGAAGGCGAGGTGCCTTCCGCGGAACTGCCGCGAGCCTTCAATCGTCAATCCGTGGGGCGGCGCGCATTCATTGTGGCCGCCGGCCCGGCGGCCAACTTCCTGCTGGCGATCGTGTTGTATTGGGTCCTGTTCATGCACGGCGTGACGGAACTCAAGCCGCGTCTCGGCTTGCCGCCAGCCGGTACTCCGGCGGCGATGGCCGGCATCGGCGATGGCGTAACGGTGCGCTCGGTCAATGGCAAACCCATCGAAACATGGCAGCAACTGCGTTGGGAGGTCATGCAGCGGGCATTGGACAAGGAGGTGCTGCAGCTGGAAGTGATCAGCCTGCAACGAGAGATCGGCGTCTACCGGATCGCCAGCGATCGTTTCGATCTGGAACAGCTGGAGAAGGATCCCCTGCGCTTGCTTGGGCTGGTGCTATTCCGGCCGCCGCTGCCGGCGGTGGTCGGACGCGTACAGCCGAATTCGGCCGCTGCGCTTGCGGGGTTCAGCGACGGCGATCGGGTGTTGTCGATTGACGGCAAGGCGATCAGCGAATGGAAACAACTGGCCGCAGTGGCAGGTGCGGCGGCGGGGCGCCAGTTGGCGTTTGTCGTGGAGCGCGACGGTCGGCAGATCGAGCTCGCGGCCACCCCGCGCATGACGGAAGAAGGCCAGCATAAAATCGGACGTCTCGGCCTGATGGCGAAGGAGGGCAAGGGCGAGGCCTTCGAGATGACCACGGAAGTGAGTTACGGGCCGCTCGAATCAATCGATCGGGCGTTGCAGCAGACCTGGGATACCTCGATCCTGAGCCTGCGCATGATGGGGCGCATGCTGACCGGGGAACTGTCGTGGAAGAACCTTTCCGGACCGGTGACCATCGCCGATTACGCGGGGCAGTCGGCGCGACTCGGCGCCAGCTACTACCTGCGCTTCCTGGCACTCATCAGCATCAGCCTCGGCGTGCTGAATCTGCTGCCCGTGCCAGTTCTGGACGGGGGGCATTTGATGTATTATCTCGTCGAGTTTCTCAGGGGTGGCCCGGTCTCGGAACGGGCTCTGGAAATCGGCCAACAGATCGGTTTTGCCTTGCTGGCGCTGCTGATGGCTTTTGCCTTCTACAACGATATCAACCGCCTTGTTTCCGGCTAA
- the ispC gene encoding 1-deoxy-D-xylulose-5-phosphate reductoisomerase, whose protein sequence is MKLTVLGATGSIGVSTLDVVARHPDRFEVVALTGHRQVEVLAAQCRRFRPAYAVVGSAADAQRLAGMLRDGGLRTEVLHGPDALSQVASLPEVDAVMAAIVGAAGLPPTLAAARAGKRVLLANKEALVMAGAVFMAEVRRAGALLLPIDSEHNAVFQSMPHDYAGDMAHSGVRRILLTASGGPFRSVPLETLTGVTPEQAVAHPNWVMGRKISVDSATMMNKGLEVIEAHWLFNAPADRIEVVIHPQSVIHSLVDYEDGSVLAQLGNPDMRTPIANALAWPQRIESGVAPLDLFAVGQLNFERPDLARFPCLDLAYRALRAEGNAAAVLNAANEVAVAAFLERRLSYLGVAELIAATLDAVPQAAVPDLAAVLEADRQGRAAALDLLVRRFGASSAQGPA, encoded by the coding sequence ATGAAACTGACCGTTCTCGGCGCCACCGGCTCGATCGGCGTCAGCACGCTGGATGTGGTGGCGCGCCATCCGGATCGCTTCGAAGTCGTGGCGCTGACCGGACATCGCCAGGTGGAGGTTCTCGCCGCGCAGTGCCGCCGGTTCCGGCCGGCCTATGCCGTGGTCGGCAGTGCGGCCGATGCGCAGCGACTGGCCGGAATGTTGAGGGATGGCGGCCTGCGCACCGAGGTGTTGCATGGCCCCGACGCATTGTCGCAAGTCGCCAGCCTGCCCGAAGTCGATGCGGTGATGGCCGCCATCGTCGGCGCCGCCGGGTTGCCGCCGACCCTGGCCGCGGCGCGTGCCGGCAAACGGGTATTGCTGGCCAACAAGGAAGCGCTGGTGATGGCCGGCGCGGTGTTCATGGCCGAAGTACGCCGCGCCGGTGCCCTGCTGCTGCCGATCGACAGCGAACACAATGCGGTGTTCCAGTCGATGCCGCATGATTACGCGGGCGACATGGCGCACAGCGGCGTCCGGCGCATTCTGCTGACCGCCTCCGGCGGGCCGTTTCGCAGCGTGCCGCTGGAGACCCTGACCGGGGTCACGCCCGAGCAGGCGGTGGCGCATCCCAACTGGGTGATGGGACGCAAGATTTCGGTCGATTCGGCGACCATGATGAACAAGGGCCTCGAAGTGATCGAGGCGCACTGGCTGTTCAACGCGCCGGCGGACAGGATCGAAGTGGTGATCCATCCGCAGAGCGTGATCCATTCCCTGGTCGATTACGAGGACGGTTCCGTTCTGGCGCAGTTGGGCAATCCCGACATGCGCACACCGATTGCCAACGCGCTGGCCTGGCCGCAGCGCATCGAATCGGGCGTGGCGCCGCTCGACCTGTTCGCGGTGGGCCAGCTCAATTTCGAGCGTCCCGACCTCGCGCGGTTTCCCTGCCTCGATCTCGCCTATCGCGCACTGCGCGCCGAGGGCAATGCGGCGGCGGTACTCAATGCCGCGAACGAGGTAGCGGTGGCGGCTTTCCTGGAGCGCCGCCTTTCCTATCTGGGCGTTGCCGAGCTTATTGCCGCCACCCTGGATGCAGTGCCCCAGGCTGCGGTGCCCGACCTTGCCGCGGTGCTGGAGGCCGATCGTCAGGGGCGCGCGGCGGCCCTTGATCTCCTCGTGCGCCGTTTTGGCGCAAGCTCGGCGCAAGGGCCTGCATGA
- a CDS encoding phosphatidate cytidylyltransferase — MPPLAAVLTFAAIAALAAWEWGGLMRQDQPARVMYAFVLMLFCWQLTVAAQPLVPVLLGVSVAFWILVVPLWFRFKWTLAGNDFFGYLLGALVILPTWAAMVALHAVDTWLMLAAMALVWVADISAYFAGRAFGKHKLAPSISPGKTWEGVAGAVVGVLIYGGIVLSFSPLKDKLPLSLPLLVLMLVLLTAVSVMGDLFESLLKRQAGIKDSSNLLPGHGGVLDRIDALTSTLPLAALILHWVRS; from the coding sequence ATGCCGCCGCTGGCGGCGGTGCTGACCTTTGCCGCGATCGCCGCGCTCGCCGCGTGGGAGTGGGGCGGCCTGATGCGCCAGGACCAGCCGGCGCGGGTGATGTATGCGTTCGTCCTGATGCTGTTCTGCTGGCAACTGACGGTGGCGGCGCAGCCACTTGTCCCGGTATTGCTTGGCGTCTCGGTGGCGTTCTGGATTCTTGTCGTGCCGTTGTGGTTCCGCTTTAAATGGACGCTGGCCGGCAACGACTTCTTCGGCTACCTGCTCGGCGCCCTGGTGATTTTGCCGACCTGGGCGGCGATGGTGGCGCTGCACGCGGTGGATACCTGGCTGATGCTCGCGGCCATGGCGCTGGTCTGGGTCGCCGACATCTCGGCCTATTTCGCCGGCCGGGCATTTGGCAAACACAAGCTGGCGCCGAGCATCAGCCCCGGCAAGACCTGGGAAGGCGTGGCGGGCGCGGTGGTCGGCGTGCTGATCTACGGCGGCATCGTGCTGTCGTTCTCGCCCTTGAAGGACAAGCTGCCGCTGTCGCTGCCCTTGCTCGTCCTGATGCTGGTCCTGCTCACGGCGGTGAGCGTCATGGGCGACCTGTTCGAATCCCTGCTGAAGCGACAGGCCGGCATCAAGGACAGCAGCAACCTGCTGCCGGGGCACGGCGGCGTACTCGATCGCATCGATGCGCTGACCTCGACCCTGCCGCTGGCCGCGCTCATTTTGCATTGGGTCCGCTCATGA
- the uppS gene encoding polyprenyl diphosphate synthase yields the protein MAGKFTSSTQAIPDVADVPRHIAIIMDGNGRWAKKRFLPRVAGHKRGVETVRAMVKACIARGVEYLTLFAFSSENWRRPAEEVSFLMNLFISALQGEIGKLHANGVRLKVVGDLSAFEPRLVALIREGEAKTANNTRLTLTIAANYGGRWDILQAMNQLALAHPEKAGCYGEADLAPHLMMAYAPEPDLFIRTGGEQRISNFLLWQLAYSEFHFTETLWPDFDDAALDASIASYRRRERRFGRTSEQLGEQSGKPLAVPPAPTQAVPATDHDA from the coding sequence ATGGCAGGAAAATTCACCAGCTCGACGCAGGCAATTCCCGATGTGGCGGATGTGCCGCGCCACATTGCCATCATCATGGATGGCAACGGCCGCTGGGCCAAGAAGCGCTTCCTGCCTCGCGTCGCGGGACACAAGCGCGGCGTCGAGACCGTGCGGGCGATGGTCAAGGCCTGCATTGCGCGCGGCGTCGAATACCTCACCCTGTTTGCGTTTTCATCGGAAAACTGGCGCCGCCCGGCCGAGGAAGTGTCCTTCCTCATGAATCTTTTCATCAGTGCCTTGCAGGGTGAAATAGGCAAGCTTCACGCCAACGGCGTTCGTCTCAAGGTGGTCGGCGATCTTTCCGCCTTCGAGCCTCGCCTGGTGGCGCTGATTCGCGAAGGCGAGGCGAAGACCGCCAACAACACGCGCCTGACGCTGACCATCGCGGCCAACTATGGCGGCCGCTGGGACATCCTGCAAGCCATGAACCAGCTGGCGCTGGCGCATCCGGAAAAGGCCGGTTGCTACGGCGAGGCCGACCTTGCGCCGCATCTGATGATGGCTTACGCGCCGGAGCCCGATCTCTTCATCCGCACCGGCGGCGAGCAGCGCATCAGCAACTTCCTGCTCTGGCAACTGGCTTACAGCGAGTTCCATTTCACCGAGACCCTGTGGCCCGATTTCGACGATGCGGCGCTGGATGCCTCGATTGCGTCGTATCGCCGGCGCGAGCGCCGTTTCGGGCGTACCAGCGAGCAACTCGGCGAGCAGTCGGGCAAGCCGCTCGCCGTACCGCCAGCGCCGACTCAGGCCGTGCCAGCCACCGACCACGATGCTTAA
- the frr gene encoding ribosome recycling factor — MIPELKKASEQKMQKSLESLKADLGKVRTGRAHTGILDHVQVDYYGSMVAITQVANITLIDARTIGVQPWEKPMVAKVEKAIRDSDLGLNPASQGELIRVPMPALTEERRRDLIKVIKHEGENAKVAIRNLRRDAISHLKDALKKKEISEDDERRALDDMQRLTDRYVAEVDRALADKEKDLMAI, encoded by the coding sequence ATGATTCCCGAGCTGAAGAAGGCTTCTGAACAGAAAATGCAGAAAAGCCTCGAGTCGCTGAAAGCCGACCTTGGCAAGGTGCGCACCGGCCGTGCGCATACCGGCATCCTCGATCACGTGCAGGTGGATTACTACGGATCGATGGTAGCGATCACCCAGGTGGCCAACATCACCTTGATCGACGCCCGCACCATTGGCGTGCAGCCCTGGGAAAAGCCCATGGTGGCCAAGGTCGAAAAGGCGATTCGCGATTCGGATCTGGGACTCAACCCCGCGTCGCAAGGCGAACTGATCCGCGTGCCGATGCCGGCCCTGACCGAAGAACGGCGCCGCGACCTGATCAAGGTGATCAAGCACGAAGGTGAGAACGCCAAGGTGGCAATCCGCAACCTGCGCCGCGATGCGATCTCTCATCTGAAGGACGCGCTGAAGAAAAAGGAAATCTCCGAGGACGACGAGCGCCGTGCCCTCGATGACATGCAGCGGCTTACGGATCGCTACGTCGCCGAAGTGGATCGGGCGCTGGCGGACAAAGAGAAAGACCTGATGGCGATCTGA
- the pyrH gene encoding UMP kinase, with protein MTAPKFRRILLKLSGEALMGDDAYGINPAMLGSIVAEIKSVTDLGVELGVVIGGGNIFRGVGGTATGMDRATADYMGMLATVMNAMALSDAMRQAGINARVQSALNIEQVVEPYIRGKAIRYLEEGKVVIFGAGTGNPFFTTDTAAALRGSEIGAEMVLKATKVDGIYTADPKKDPQATRFARISFDEAIGRNLAVMDATAFALCRDQKLPINVFSIFKTGALKRVVMGEDEGTLVHV; from the coding sequence ATGACTGCGCCGAAATTCCGCCGCATCCTGCTCAAGCTGTCGGGCGAGGCGCTGATGGGGGACGATGCCTACGGCATCAACCCGGCGATGCTCGGCAGCATCGTGGCGGAAATCAAGTCGGTCACCGATCTCGGTGTCGAACTCGGTGTGGTCATCGGCGGCGGCAACATCTTTCGCGGCGTGGGCGGCACTGCCACCGGCATGGATCGCGCCACGGCCGATTACATGGGCATGCTGGCGACGGTGATGAACGCCATGGCGCTGTCGGATGCCATGCGCCAGGCGGGCATCAACGCGCGCGTGCAGTCGGCGCTGAACATCGAGCAGGTGGTCGAGCCCTACATCCGTGGCAAGGCGATCCGTTACCTCGAAGAAGGCAAGGTGGTGATTTTCGGCGCCGGCACCGGCAACCCGTTCTTCACCACCGATACCGCGGCGGCGCTGCGCGGCTCGGAGATCGGCGCCGAGATGGTGCTCAAGGCGACCAAGGTCGACGGCATCTACACCGCCGATCCGAAGAAGGACCCGCAGGCGACCCGCTTCGCCCGCATCAGTTTCGACGAGGCGATCGGCCGCAACCTGGCGGTGATGGATGCCACGGCGTTCGCCCTGTGCCGCGACCAGAAGCTGCCGATCAACGTGTTCTCGATCTTCAAGACCGGTGCCCTGAAGCGCGTGGTGATGGGCGAGGACGAGGGCACACTGGTTCACGTTTAG